GACCTGATGCGGACGTGTCGTAACCAACCACGTATGACGAAATGTCTCCAAAAGCTTTTTGCTGTAAAAGATTGAGTAAAATTTTAATGGCAGACGCTCCACACACAGTTGCCTGCGTTTTTTGCAGTAACTGTGAAAACCCAGAAAGATCAAAATCTTGAATTTTTTCTACTAATGAACTATCGAGCTTAAAAATATTTTGAGTTATATCTTTTTTAAACGGTTCATACCTAAATTGTTTTCCATAGTGAGTAAAGTCTGAGCTTATGACCAGCAACGTTTTTTCATCTAAAAATGGCTGCAAAATATCAGCAATGCTTTTTATATCATCATCCGAAACAGAACCAATCAAAAGTGGCACGATTTTACAGTCACCGCAGTATGTTGCAGTAAATGGAATTTGAACTTCGATAGAATGTTCCAGTTCATGCGCCTGCTGACGATGGGCAAACAAAGGTGAACTCTTTTTTAATTTTTTAATCATATCCACATCAAGAGGCACGAAGCCCAAGGGATTTTTATAAAAATCATACTCAGCGCCAGGCAGGCTAACTCCTGAAAAATCATTTTGATGAGACGGAGCAAGGATCACAACGCGCTTAAAAATTCCAGGCTTTAACAATTGATATGCACTGCTTGCCACAGCTCCCGAATAATCGTAACCAGCATGAGGACAAATAATTGCCCGAATAGATGAAGGCTTTAATGTCATTGGATATTTTTTTTGAGCAATCGTTTGTAGACCTTGAATCTTTACACTCAGCAATTTTCCTTTGACAGGGTACCATGCGTCACTTAAATGATTTTTATACGTTTCTGCAAAAAGTATGCCTGAAAAAAATGTCGCAAGAATGAAAGCTGCCAAGAGAGTGTGAAGCTTTTTTTTCAACAAATAATTCATCAACTTATGTCCTCAAAAAATATCATTTCAGGTGCCTCGGCGTAGTCTAGGCGTAGCTGAAAGCGACTGCGTCCGCCATAGCCAGCGGCGACGGCCGGAAGCCTGACGAAGCCGGGTCTCCTATCAAAACATAAATTTAAGCTCTTTTGCAAGAACAAGCGTAATAAAAATATTAAAACTCTTTACCCACCAGATAAAAAATTGATACATTGCTTAAGATCATTTAAAAAAAGGATAAAAATATGAAAAAAATATTAGTTATTGTAAGCGTTATGTACTTTATTCTGTTCAATTATGGAATCAATGAAGGATCTCAAACAGGTCAAGCAGCACATATGTGGCGAGGCAAAACCACAAGAACCTCAGGCCAAACAGGCCAACAAAGCCCTGCAGCAGTATCCTGTCCCCCATGCGCACAAAGCGATGAAACAACAGCAACTGCTATGCCAGCAATAACCGTTGTGCTGCAAGATATAAATGGAAATCCTTTAAACTCAACGTCGTACACGTTTGCAAATACTAGTTTTAGCTACAACAATGCACTGCTCACTGTTCACATTTTTCCACCATCAAATGGAGTAGGCAGTACCTCAGACTCTACTTACTACGTCGTCTATACACTCAAATCTTTAGATGGAATTACTCTACAAAAACAAATTCTACCAACTCTCGCTTTTAACACCTTTCCAGGCTCTGTTGTAGTTTCTTCTTCAGAGAGCACCCCGGTTACCTCAACATTCTTACCAAAAAATGCGCCGCAGCAACTTTTTAATGCTATCTGCCCTCAATCTCAAAAGTTTTTAATTACACAAAATTCTGGAACTGTAACAGCAGTAACGAGTCTTTCAGGAGTATTTGAAACGAGCAATGATACAATAACAATAGCTTCTGCCTCAGCAACAATAGGTGGTGGAACGCAACCAATCACTGTGCAAATTAACAGCCAACCATCAATCACATTTCCAGTATCATCATTTAATTCAGCTGATCTTAAAAAAGGTTTATCATTAACGGTAAATATTTTTCCACCATCAACAAGTAATAGTTCTGGTTCCTACTTCATAGTTGCAACTCTTAAGACTCTTGATGGCCTTAAGCTACAAAAACAAGTTCTACCAAGCGCTTCTATAGCATTTACACACCTGCCATCATCGATTACTATTTCATATGGAACTACTACCCTTACATCAAGTTTTTTTAGCACAGGCATAAGCAGCACAGCGCAAACAGCAACTCCTGCATTTAATTTGGTAAGCCCGATTAGCCTTAAGTATTTACTGCAGACTTCAGCTATTTCAATGCTGTAGGGGATTAATACCTATCTCTTTTAAATTAGTAAATACCACCAAACCATGGGCTGGTGATTTAATCATAAATGTAGTAAACTAAACGAGAATAAAAATATCGTTTCACTCAATTTCGCTTAAAAAAATTAAAATTATGAATATAAAAGTTGGTCTTGTCGGTTTGCCCAATGTTGGAAAATCAACGTTATTTAATGCGCTCACAAACTCATCAGTCCCTGCAGAAAATTATCCTTTCTGTACCATTGATCCTCACGTTGCAATCACTCACGTGCCTGATAAACGCATGGATAAATTGCAAGAAGTGTTCAACTCAAAAAAACAAATTCCCGCAAGTATCTCATTTGTCGACATCGCAGGACTTGTAAAAGGTGCTGCAGAAGGACAAGGACTTGGTAACCAATTTTTAAGCAATATCCGTGAAGTAAATTTAATTTTACACGTGCTGCGTTGCTTTGAAGATCTACGAATCATTCGCGACCAAGGTCCCATCAATCCGGTTGACGATTATGAAACAATTTTAAATGAACTCATGCTTAAAGATTTAGAAAGCATAGAAAAACGACTTGAAAAAATTCCATCTTTGCTCAAACATCAAGGCACTCCTCCTCAAGAAAAAAAAGATCTTATTGAAGAGCAAGAACTTTTAAAACAAATTACAGCCGCAATCGATCAGCTCGATGCGCCAAAAATACGATCTTTGGTACTAAATTCAAAAATTGAAACAGTGCCACTGCTGAGTGCTAAAAACTTTATGATCGTTGCAAACGTTTCTGAAAACGATGTAGAATTTCCTGAAAAAAATGATCACGTACAAAAATTATTCGCTACGTTCGGAAAAGATCGCGTTGTTCCGGTATGCATCAAAATCGAATCAGAACTTTCAGCACTTGAAGGCGATGAGCGAAAAGAAATGATGGATATGCTTGGCATGAAAACCCCAACGCTTGACACCGTCATTGAAAAAAGTTTTGAAAATCTCGGACTGATTACATTTTTCACCTGTGGGCCACAAGAAATTCATTCATGGCCTATTTTAAAAGGCACCAACATTCGTGCTGCGGCTGGAGAAATTCACTCCGACTTGCAACGCGGATTTATCTGTGCAGAAGTCTTTAACTATCAAGACATTGTAAACACACCTCTTTCAAAGCTTAAAGAAGTTGGTAAAGTTCGCACAGAAGGAAAAGAGTACACTGTCCAAAATGGTGACGTTATCGTGGTGAAATTTAACGTTTAAGAAAAAAAGAAAGATTAATAATTATGATCGTTATGATACAAAAAATGGTGGATAAACTTCCACCTTTTATCATTCCCCTTATCTCAAAGCTCTGCATCGTTTTGGCAGTTTTTATTGCAACTCGCATGCTTATCAGAAAAGTCAGTCCTTTAGTTCAGGATCTTTGTAGAAAAAACGAAGTTGATTCTCATTCATGCTACATTTTAAATAAAATAGTTCGATATATTTTCACTATTCTAGGTGTCACTATCGCCCTTCAAAATATCGGCTTTGAAGTATACGCCGTTTTTATGACAGCGTTTGGTATTACCGGTATCGTTTTAAGCTATGGCATGAAAGATATCGTAGCAAATTTGATTGCGGGCGTTTTGATTCTGGGTTATAAACATGTCAAAATAAATGACTACATAAAAGTAGCAGGATTTCAAGGTAAGGTAATCGACATTAATTTGCGTTACACAACGCTGCAAGACGAAGGTCAAACGGTCTTGGTTCCTAACATTGTTTTATATACAACGACTGTCGGAATTATACTTAACAAATAAGAATCTTCAACTAGCTGACACCAAGGTCAACAATTCTTTCAGCATAGTCGTATCATCACACTCCGCGATGGCAGACTGCACAGAGCTTTTAAAACAAGCTTCAAGACGGTCTGGCCATTGCTCTGTTTTTTTAAGCAACTGCGCAAGGCCCTCAATATCATGCTCTTTAACCATATCTTTAAAGTCACCGTCAGCTTCATCTAAACATTTTTTCATTTCCGCCAACTGATACGGCGACTGAATAGTTTTTTCGGAAAATTTTAAATATGGTTTAAGACTTTCATGGTTCAATTTATCAAACATTTGCTGCGCTGCAAAAACAGTATTTTTAACCGATTTTTCAATTATTGCACGATTGCAGTCATCAACAAATGCGATACGAGACTGCTGAGCTTTAATTCGCGACTGCCGTTCTTTACGCAAATCTAACACGTAGGCCGCGTCTAAAGATTTATAAAAATCGTCTTGCTGCACAGGAACTCGATCAATGCAAAATTCATGAATAACCACCCCTTTATCTGACGCTACCGTGTGAGAAA
This DNA window, taken from Candidatus Babeliales bacterium, encodes the following:
- the amrB gene encoding AmmeMemoRadiSam system protein B translates to MNYLLKKKLHTLLAAFILATFFSGILFAETYKNHLSDAWYPVKGKLLSVKIQGLQTIAQKKYPMTLKPSSIRAIICPHAGYDYSGAVASSAYQLLKPGIFKRVVILAPSHQNDFSGVSLPGAEYDFYKNPLGFVPLDVDMIKKLKKSSPLFAHRQQAHELEHSIEVQIPFTATYCGDCKIVPLLIGSVSDDDIKSIADILQPFLDEKTLLVISSDFTHYGKQFRYEPFKKDITQNIFKLDSSLVEKIQDFDLSGFSQLLQKTQATVCGASAIKILLNLLQQKAFGDISSYVVGYDTSASGQKNPAHSVSYVSIVFTTQLPSDLPLQEQLTGYEKNLLLKLARQQLLNAVSSSPNSSLEIPGMLTKSLKKAQGAFVTLYKQESILDHKKLRGCIGSITSSQPLYDVVASMTESAVLRDTRFSPVKLSEIPHISIAVSVLTQPYQVSSYHDIVLGTDGIILKYENAQAVYLPNVATEQGWNLEQTLSSLSEKAELDKNVWKDTKTTFEVFQAIGFSEK
- a CDS encoding mechanosensitive ion channel domain-containing protein translates to MIVMIQKMVDKLPPFIIPLISKLCIVLAVFIATRMLIRKVSPLVQDLCRKNEVDSHSCYILNKIVRYIFTILGVTIALQNIGFEVYAVFMTAFGITGIVLSYGMKDIVANLIAGVLILGYKHVKINDYIKVAGFQGKVIDINLRYTTLQDEGQTVLVPNIVLYTTTVGIILNK
- the ychF gene encoding redox-regulated ATPase YchF translates to MNIKVGLVGLPNVGKSTLFNALTNSSVPAENYPFCTIDPHVAITHVPDKRMDKLQEVFNSKKQIPASISFVDIAGLVKGAAEGQGLGNQFLSNIREVNLILHVLRCFEDLRIIRDQGPINPVDDYETILNELMLKDLESIEKRLEKIPSLLKHQGTPPQEKKDLIEEQELLKQITAAIDQLDAPKIRSLVLNSKIETVPLLSAKNFMIVANVSENDVEFPEKNDHVQKLFATFGKDRVVPVCIKIESELSALEGDERKEMMDMLGMKTPTLDTVIEKSFENLGLITFFTCGPQEIHSWPILKGTNIRAAAGEIHSDLQRGFICAEVFNYQDIVNTPLSKLKEVGKVRTEGKEYTVQNGDVIVVKFNV